The following coding sequences lie in one Treponema sp. OMZ 790 genomic window:
- a CDS encoding helix-turn-helix transcriptional regulator, with translation MNEKYIGSSFEDFLEEENIEVEVRNEAIKRLISYNLLNEMKAQNINKTEMAKKMNTSRAALDRLLNPKNDSVTLATLTRAANVLGKKLVLQLQ, from the coding sequence ATGAATGAGAAGTACATAGGAAGTTCTTTTGAAGATTTTCTTGAAGAAGAAAATATTGAGGTTGAAGTTAGAAATGAAGCTATAAAAAGATTAATTTCATATAATTTATTGAATGAAATGAAAGCTCAAAATATTAACAAAACAGAAATGGCAAAAAAAATGAACACATCACGAGCCGCATTAGATAGACTTCTTAATCCTAAAAATGATTCGGTTACCTTAGCTACGCTAACAAGGGCTGCTAATGTATTAGGCAAAAAGTTGGTTTTACAATTACAATAG
- a CDS encoding type I restriction endonuclease subunit R codes for MSTSFTENDYENSIIELFKNNLGYTYVYGPDVERDFSSPLYDEVLEDCLYRLNSGLPREAIQNALFKLKHFENGELAHKNEIFTEYLQNGIPVHYLDKNETRSGIVYLADYKNPQNNSFIIANQWTFIENSNKRPDIILFLNGLPIVLMELKSPSREETDASDAYRQIRNYMTEIPSMFIYNSICVMSDQLTSKAGTITSGEDRFMEWKTKDGSYENTQYAQFDTFFEGLFQKERLLDIIKNFICFSNEGLQTFKILAGYHQYFAVRKAVFSTQKAAYSDGKGGVFWHTQGSGKSLSMVFYAHLLQEALESPTIVVITDRNDLDDQLFGQFVKCKEFLRQEPIQAESRKDLKKLLAGRKANGIIFTTMQKFEESADALSERRNIVVMADEAHRGQYGLTEQIKITKNKAGEDVAKRVIGTARIIRNSLPNASYIGFTGTPISATDRSTREVFGDYIDIYDMTQAVEDGATRPVYYESRVIKLKLDKKTLQLIDEEYDLMAKDADEEVIEKSKHELGKMEVLLGNDETINSLVNDILFHYENNREHLLTGKAMIVAYTRAIAMKIYKRILELRPGWEEKVAVVMTSANTDDEEWREIIGNKNHRDKLAKKFKDNDSPLKIAIVVDMWLTGFDVPSLATMYIYKLMAGHNLMQAIARVNRVFQDKEGGLIVDYVGIAGALKQAMNDYTNRDKNNYGDTDILTAAYPTFLEKLSICKDMFHGYDYSSFMKGSDLERARTISGAVNFIVAQEKEEEKNIFIKEALMMRQALSLCSSVVEESLRFEAAFFESVRVFLSRLTNAGSGKKISLPEMNERINSLLQQSIKSEGVINLFSDIKEKFSLFSPKFLEEISKMKERNLAVELLKRLIAEQVRIYRRTNVVKSEKFSEIMQRTVNSYLNGLLTNEEVIAEMLKLAKQIVSAEKEGQDLGLNAEEAAFYDALTKPQAIKDFYQNEELIAITKELTETLRKNKAVDWQKRESARAHMRMLIKRLLKKHKYPPEGMDDAVQTVMVQCELWADNLMDYYYFDNENNNYAEIAADREEVYL; via the coding sequence ATGTCGACATCATTTACCGAAAACGATTATGAAAATTCAATTATTGAGCTGTTTAAAAATAATTTGGGATATACTTATGTTTACGGTCCTGATGTCGAGCGCGATTTTTCGAGTCCGCTATATGATGAGGTTTTAGAGGATTGTCTTTACCGCTTAAACAGCGGGCTGCCAAGGGAGGCTATACAAAATGCTCTTTTTAAATTAAAACATTTTGAAAACGGCGAGCTCGCTCATAAAAATGAAATTTTTACCGAATATCTTCAAAACGGCATACCTGTACATTATCTTGATAAAAATGAAACACGATCGGGAATTGTGTATCTTGCCGATTATAAAAATCCTCAAAACAATTCCTTTATAATTGCCAATCAGTGGACCTTTATAGAAAACAGCAATAAACGTCCCGACATAATTTTATTTTTAAACGGTCTACCGATAGTTTTGATGGAATTAAAGTCTCCTTCAAGGGAAGAGACCGATGCTTCCGATGCATACCGCCAAATCCGTAATTACATGACCGAAATACCTTCTATGTTTATCTACAACTCAATCTGCGTTATGAGCGATCAGTTAACTTCAAAGGCGGGAACCATAACTTCAGGCGAAGACCGCTTTATGGAATGGAAAACAAAGGACGGGAGTTACGAAAACACTCAATATGCCCAATTCGATACTTTTTTTGAAGGCCTTTTTCAAAAAGAAAGGCTGCTTGATATTATAAAAAACTTTATCTGCTTTTCAAACGAGGGTTTGCAAACTTTTAAAATTCTTGCAGGCTACCACCAATATTTTGCGGTTCGCAAGGCTGTTTTCTCCACCCAAAAAGCTGCGTACAGTGACGGAAAAGGCGGAGTTTTTTGGCATACCCAAGGCAGCGGAAAATCTTTATCAATGGTGTTTTATGCGCACCTGTTGCAGGAAGCCTTGGAAAGTCCGACAATTGTAGTTATAACGGATAGAAATGATCTTGATGATCAGCTTTTCGGTCAGTTTGTTAAGTGCAAAGAATTTTTACGCCAAGAACCTATACAGGCTGAAAGCCGAAAAGACTTAAAGAAACTTCTTGCCGGAAGAAAAGCAAACGGAATAATTTTTACGACGATGCAAAAATTTGAAGAGTCTGCCGATGCTCTTTCAGAAAGGCGGAATATAGTTGTTATGGCTGATGAAGCTCATCGAGGGCAATACGGACTTACCGAGCAAATTAAAATAACAAAGAATAAGGCCGGAGAAGATGTCGCAAAGAGGGTTATAGGCACTGCCCGTATTATTCGGAACAGTCTTCCCAATGCGAGCTATATCGGTTTTACCGGCACTCCTATTTCTGCCACTGACAGGAGTACCCGTGAAGTATTCGGAGACTACATCGATATTTACGATATGACTCAGGCAGTGGAAGACGGAGCAACTCGCCCCGTGTACTATGAAAGCAGGGTTATAAAACTTAAACTTGATAAAAAAACTTTGCAGCTGATTGATGAAGAATATGATCTCATGGCTAAAGATGCCGATGAAGAAGTTATCGAAAAAAGTAAGCATGAACTCGGCAAGATGGAAGTGCTCTTAGGCAATGATGAAACTATAAACTCCCTAGTGAACGATATACTCTTCCATTATGAAAACAACAGGGAACATCTGCTTACAGGTAAGGCAATGATAGTCGCTTACACCCGTGCCATAGCTATGAAGATTTACAAAAGAATCTTGGAACTTCGTCCCGGCTGGGAAGAAAAGGTTGCCGTTGTTATGACTTCTGCAAATACCGATGACGAAGAGTGGAGAGAAATTATCGGGAACAAAAATCACAGGGACAAGTTGGCTAAAAAATTTAAAGACAATGACAGTCCCTTAAAAATTGCAATTGTAGTAGATATGTGGCTGACAGGCTTTGATGTTCCTTCCCTTGCGACTATGTACATATATAAACTTATGGCAGGACATAATCTTATGCAGGCTATCGCCAGAGTCAATCGTGTATTTCAAGATAAAGAGGGAGGATTGATCGTCGATTATGTGGGAATAGCCGGTGCCTTAAAGCAGGCTATGAACGACTATACAAACCGCGATAAAAATAATTACGGCGATACCGACATTTTAACCGCTGCCTATCCTACCTTTCTTGAAAAGCTTTCTATATGTAAAGATATGTTCCATGGATATGATTATTCAAGTTTTATGAAGGGCAGCGATCTTGAAAGAGCCAGGACAATAAGCGGTGCCGTAAACTTTATAGTTGCTCAAGAAAAAGAAGAAGAAAAAAATATCTTTATAAAAGAAGCTCTTATGATGAGGCAGGCCTTATCCCTTTGTTCATCCGTAGTTGAAGAAAGTTTGCGCTTTGAGGCAGCTTTTTTTGAATCTGTCAGAGTTTTCCTTTCAAGGCTCACAAATGCGGGAAGCGGAAAAAAGATTTCTTTACCCGAAATGAATGAGCGTATAAATTCTCTTTTACAGCAGAGTATAAAAAGCGAGGGCGTTATAAACCTCTTTTCTGACATTAAAGAAAAATTCTCTCTTTTTTCTCCCAAGTTTCTTGAAGAAATTTCCAAGATGAAAGAAAGAAATTTAGCTGTCGAATTATTAAAAAGACTCATTGCAGAACAGGTAAGAATTTATCGAAGAACCAATGTAGTTAAGTCCGAAAAATTCAGCGAGATAATGCAAAGAACCGTTAATTCGTACCTAAACGGGCTTCTCACAAATGAAGAGGTTATAGCCGAAATGCTGAAACTTGCCAAGCAGATTGTAAGTGCCGAAAAGGAAGGGCAAGACCTCGGCTTAAATGCTGAAGAAGCCGCCTTTTACGATGCCCTCACCAAGCCTCAGGCCATAAAAGACTTCTATCAAAATGAAGAGCTGATTGCAATAACCAAGGAGCTCACCGAAACCTTGCGTAAAAATAAGGCCGTAGATTGGCAGAAAAGAGAAAGTGCACGGGCTCATATGCGTATGCTCATTAAAAGACTTTTAAAGAAGCATAAATATCCGCCCGAAGGTATGGATGACGCAGTTCAAACCGTTATGGTCCAGTGCGAGCTTTGGGCCGACAATCTAATGGACTATTATTATTTTGACAACGAAAATAATAACTATGCAGAAATTGCCGCAGATAGAGAAGAGGTTTATCTGTAG
- a CDS encoding restriction endonuclease subunit S, protein MPDDWELGSLEDVIKFYNGYAFKSKELLNKPEKDCYAVFKQGHIKSGGGFISTGTKSWFRKKKSEHLQKYILYKGDILMAMTDMKDNVAILGNTAIMSVDNKYLLNQRVGLLRCNGKYGISYPYIYLLTNSKYFLQDLRSRASSGVQVNLSSAAIKLSPIIIPANYINIKFNQIIAPMFEVIFKNNIEIDLLTSLRDALLPKLMSGEIDVSNIEI, encoded by the coding sequence ATGCCTGATGATTGGGAACTAGGCAGCTTGGAAGATGTTATAAAATTTTATAATGGATATGCTTTTAAAAGCAAAGAATTATTAAATAAACCAGAAAAAGACTGTTATGCGGTATTTAAACAAGGTCACATAAAATCTGGAGGAGGTTTTATATCTACCGGAACAAAAAGCTGGTTCCGCAAAAAAAAATCTGAACATTTACAAAAATATATTCTTTACAAGGGTGACATACTTATGGCAATGACAGACATGAAAGATAATGTTGCTATTCTTGGTAATACTGCTATTATGTCTGTTGATAATAAATATTTACTCAATCAAAGAGTAGGATTGCTCAGATGTAATGGAAAATATGGAATATCATATCCATACATATACTTACTTACAAATAGTAAATATTTTTTACAAGATTTAAGAAGTCGTGCTAGTAGCGGAGTTCAAGTGAACTTATCATCTGCAGCAATAAAACTATCTCCAATAATAATACCTGCCAATTATATAAATATAAAATTTAATCAAATTATAGCACCTATGTTTGAAGTAATTTTTAAAAATAATATCGAAATTGACCTCCTTACATCCCTTCGAGACGCCCTTTTACCGAAACTCATGTCGGGAGAGATAGATGTTTCAAATATAGAAATATAG
- a CDS encoding type II toxin-antitoxin system RelE/ParE family toxin produces the protein MKMDKIVVAKFFKTEAGNEPVRDFLKDLAPADRKTIGADIMAIEMSWPIGYPAVRKLDSNLWEVRSNISDKRISRVFFTIEYDNMILLHAIIKKTQKTPQEDIDLSKKRRNLVLGRHYE, from the coding sequence ATGAAAATGGATAAAATAGTTGTAGCCAAATTTTTTAAGACCGAAGCAGGAAATGAACCTGTTCGTGATTTTTTAAAAGATTTAGCACCGGCTGATCGAAAAACAATAGGAGCGGACATAATGGCAATAGAAATGTCTTGGCCTATTGGATATCCTGCTGTAAGAAAGCTTGATTCCAATTTATGGGAAGTACGTTCAAATATTTCAGATAAAAGAATTAGCAGAGTATTTTTTACGATAGAATACGATAACATGATATTGCTTCATGCAATTATAAAGAAAACTCAAAAAACTCCGCAAGAGGATATAGATTTGAGTAAAAAAAGAAGAAATTTAGTATTAGGAAGGCATTATGAATGA
- a CDS encoding type II toxin-antitoxin system RelB/DinJ family antitoxin, which produces MASTLVQIRVDEKLKDDVTAVYEQLGLDLSTAVRIFFKRSIAENGIPFSMKLENANQNDVKKQISPEILSAMQSMSQNAAINGVSEMSLDEINYEIEACRKGL; this is translated from the coding sequence ATGGCAAGTACCTTAGTCCAAATTCGGGTTGATGAAAAGCTCAAAGATGATGTGACCGCCGTCTATGAGCAGCTAGGTCTAGATTTATCAACCGCTGTACGCATATTTTTTAAGCGAAGCATTGCTGAAAATGGGATTCCATTTAGCATGAAGTTAGAAAACGCCAATCAGAATGATGTAAAAAAACAAATTTCACCTGAAATTTTGTCTGCAATGCAGTCTATGTCGCAAAATGCTGCTATAAATGGTGTTTCGGAAATGAGTCTTGATGAGATCAATTATGAAATAGAAGCCTGCCGTAAAGGACTGTAG
- a CDS encoding restriction endonuclease subunit S, with protein sequence MAKWINTFIGDLCTSVSISFNSKLSKVILINTSDVLDGNILNHTLVENKNLKGQFKKTFKKGDILYSEIRPANKRFAYVDIEDTSLYIASTKLMVLRPNKNIIEPRFLFSILKSQSIVNELQHLAETRSGTFPQITFISELAPMEVKIPDRITQKQIISILETIESLIQTNITINDNLEQQAQAIFKKNFIECIEKDIVTLSDYCSFVKGKNPKLVADYFKKDYELYLNIDTLTNNKISYTTPDCLIKAGEKDILMVMDGASSGTVYFGKNGVVGSTIAKIVTLDDNMREIIYQALKYYENDIKNHTTGSAIPHTDKQYVLQLKISLPKNYHMFSTYFEKIRELIISNRNKNNILKSLRDTLLPKLMSGEIDVSNIKV encoded by the coding sequence ATGGCAAAATGGATAAATACTTTTATCGGAGATTTATGTACTTCGGTGTCTATTAGTTTCAATTCAAAGCTTTCAAAAGTAATTCTTATTAATACATCTGATGTATTAGATGGTAACATACTCAATCACACACTCGTTGAAAATAAAAATTTGAAAGGACAGTTTAAAAAAACATTCAAAAAAGGCGATATTTTATATTCTGAAATTAGGCCGGCCAATAAAAGGTTTGCCTATGTTGATATTGAGGATACCAGTTTGTATATAGCTTCAACAAAGTTAATGGTATTGCGTCCAAATAAAAATATTATAGAACCTCGATTCTTATTTTCAATCTTAAAATCGCAATCTATTGTTAATGAGTTGCAGCATCTTGCAGAAACAAGATCAGGCACATTTCCTCAAATTACTTTTATTTCTGAGTTGGCTCCCATGGAGGTGAAAATTCCCGATAGAATAACTCAAAAACAAATTATTTCAATCCTAGAAACGATAGAATCTCTAATACAAACAAATATAACAATAAATGATAATTTAGAACAACAAGCACAAGCGATTTTTAAAAAAAATTTTATAGAATGTATAGAAAAGGATATAGTAACATTATCTGATTATTGTAGCTTTGTAAAAGGTAAGAATCCAAAATTAGTAGCAGATTATTTTAAAAAAGACTATGAACTTTATTTAAATATAGATACACTTACTAATAATAAAATATCATATACAACTCCTGACTGTTTAATTAAAGCTGGTGAAAAAGACATTCTTATGGTAATGGATGGAGCAAGTTCAGGGACCGTATATTTTGGTAAGAATGGTGTTGTAGGATCCACAATTGCAAAAATTGTTACATTAGATGACAATATGAGAGAAATTATATATCAAGCCTTGAAATATTATGAAAATGATATAAAAAACCATACTACAGGCTCTGCTATTCCACATACTGATAAACAGTATGTACTTCAATTAAAAATATCTTTACCTAAGAACTATCATATGTTTTCTACTTATTTTGAAAAAATAAGAGAGTTAATAATTTCAAATAGAAATAAAAATAACATATTAAAATCCCTTCGTGACACCCTTTTACCGAAACTCATGTCGGGAGAGATAGATGTTTCAAATATAAAGGTATAG
- a CDS encoding putative toxin-antitoxin system toxin component, PIN family — protein MPLYAVIDTNVLVSAFLKEDSIPRFVINYIYAGKIIPIYNEDIITEYFGVLHRPKFCFPAEAVDIAVNAIQKIGLKFDGIKVLDTMPDPKDTVFYSVTLHAKRSFETYLITGNIKHFPREDFVLTPHQILDIIECQT, from the coding sequence ATGCCTTTGTATGCTGTTATTGATACAAATGTTCTTGTTTCGGCATTTTTAAAAGAAGATTCCATTCCTCGCTTTGTTATTAACTATATATATGCAGGTAAGATCATTCCAATTTACAATGAAGACATTATTACAGAATATTTTGGTGTATTGCACCGTCCTAAATTTTGTTTTCCTGCGGAAGCTGTTGATATTGCCGTTAATGCAATTCAAAAAATAGGCTTAAAATTTGATGGTATAAAAGTTTTAGATACAATGCCTGATCCGAAAGATACCGTTTTTTATTCAGTCACACTACATGCTAAGCGGAGTTTCGAGACTTATTTGATTACAGGTAATATAAAACATTTTCCCAGAGAAGATTTTGTATTAACGCCGCATCAAATTTTGGATATAATTGAATGCCAAACTTAG
- a CDS encoding HAD family hydrolase, with protein MQNYDYTFESKEKNPILAICYDFDKTLSPDDMQAQGYIQSINYEVKDFWEESNKLAADNEMDQNLAYMYLMSKKSRGKLVFTKDKLKDYGSKVTLFPGVDTWFDRITTYGNKKNVIVEHYIISSGLKEMIEGTAVADKFKKIYASSFYYDSDNVAVWPAQAVNYTNKTQFLFRIEKGVLDVNDQRINSHFEPNEYRVPFRNIVYIGDSDTDIPCMKLVNINGGHSIGVYNAETKDKSKVFRMIDENRIKYFVPADYREGSKLEMLIKMIIDRTVSNELLEDAYFECLDEKNIETKNITQEDKDKDILINSLEESRSFANTHSVISQLREIDSWSPEQSNKLLDIALTNRQVTYILTDTDVKKFYESVVKDIDRGYCDYVFDSDNINKIKQILNI; from the coding sequence ATGCAGAATTATGATTACACTTTTGAATCGAAAGAGAAAAATCCTATTTTGGCAATTTGCTATGATTTTGACAAAACGTTGTCACCGGATGATATGCAGGCTCAAGGCTATATCCAATCTATCAATTATGAGGTTAAAGATTTTTGGGAAGAATCCAACAAACTTGCAGCAGATAACGAAATGGATCAAAATCTAGCCTATATGTATTTAATGTCCAAGAAATCAAGAGGAAAACTTGTATTTACAAAGGATAAATTAAAAGACTATGGTTCGAAAGTAACACTTTTTCCCGGTGTGGATACATGGTTTGATAGGATAACTACCTATGGAAATAAAAAAAATGTTATTGTTGAACATTATATCATTTCCTCAGGTCTTAAAGAAATGATAGAAGGGACAGCAGTTGCGGATAAATTTAAAAAGATATATGCGAGTTCTTTTTATTATGATTCCGATAATGTCGCCGTTTGGCCGGCACAAGCTGTAAATTATACCAATAAAACACAATTTTTGTTTCGAATCGAAAAAGGAGTTTTAGATGTAAATGATCAAAGAATTAATTCCCATTTTGAGCCCAACGAATATAGAGTACCTTTTAGAAATATTGTTTATATAGGTGATAGTGATACTGATATACCATGTATGAAGCTTGTAAATATAAATGGAGGACATTCAATAGGTGTTTACAATGCAGAAACTAAAGATAAGTCAAAAGTATTCCGAATGATTGATGAAAATAGAATAAAATACTTTGTTCCTGCTGATTATAGGGAAGGTTCAAAATTGGAAATGTTGATTAAAATGATTATTGATCGTACCGTATCAAATGAGCTGCTTGAAGATGCATATTTTGAATGTCTGGATGAAAAAAATATAGAAACAAAAAATATTACCCAAGAGGATAAGGATAAAGATATTTTAATTAATAGCCTTGAAGAAAGCAGAAGTTTTGCTAATACACATTCTGTAATCTCTCAATTGCGCGAAATAGACTCATGGTCTCCTGAACAGTCAAATAAGCTCTTAGATATAGCCTTGACAAATAGACAAGTTACATATATTTTGACCGATACTGATGTAAAAAAATTTTATGAAAGTGTTGTAAAAGATATAGATAGGGGTTATTGTGATTATGTTTTTGATAGTGATAATATCAATAAAATAAAACAAATATTAAACATATAG
- the xerA gene encoding site-specific tyrosine recombinase/integron integrase, whose protein sequence is MKQRLINDITQKMLPHLNNAQIEKLQTVIQHVLFSYEVNKKEENSEDEKIDFVNLFLSAKRVEGCSEKSLKYYYSTIQSMLNYMKKNVKEIETEDIRSYLTDYQYKNNSGKVTIDNIRRILSSFFSWLEDEDYILKSPVRRIHKVKTATNIKETYSDEALELMRDSCMERRDLAMIDMLASTGMRIGEMVLLNRNDIDFNERECVVLGKGNKERIVYFDARTKIHLKDYLRHRTDSNPALFVSLRAPHKRMNIGGIEVRLRQIGKQLGISKVHPHKFRRTLATMAIDKGMPIEQLQQLLGHKRIDTTLQYAMVKQTNVKIAHRKYIG, encoded by the coding sequence ATGAAACAAAGACTTATTAATGACATTACTCAAAAAATGCTGCCTCATTTGAATAATGCTCAGATCGAAAAATTACAAACGGTAATTCAGCATGTTCTTTTTAGTTATGAAGTAAATAAAAAAGAAGAAAACTCGGAAGATGAAAAAATTGATTTTGTAAATCTATTCTTGTCTGCAAAGAGGGTGGAGGGCTGTTCTGAAAAATCCTTAAAATACTATTACTCCACAATTCAATCTATGCTTAATTATATGAAAAAAAATGTAAAAGAAATTGAAACTGAGGACATACGCTCTTATTTAACAGATTATCAATACAAAAACAATTCCGGTAAGGTAACCATAGATAATATTAGACGTATTCTATCAAGTTTTTTTTCTTGGCTTGAAGATGAAGACTATATTTTAAAAAGTCCTGTAAGAAGAATCCATAAGGTTAAAACTGCAACAAATATAAAAGAAACCTATTCCGACGAGGCCCTTGAGCTTATGCGAGACAGCTGCATGGAAAGACGGGATCTGGCCATGATAGATATGCTTGCTTCAACCGGTATGAGAATCGGAGAGATGGTTCTTCTTAACCGGAATGATATAGATTTTAATGAAAGGGAATGTGTTGTTTTAGGAAAGGGAAACAAAGAAAGGATAGTATATTTTGATGCAAGAACTAAGATACATTTAAAAGACTATTTAAGACATAGAACCGACAGTAATCCGGCTCTTTTTGTATCGTTAAGGGCTCCGCACAAAAGAATGAATATCGGAGGAATTGAAGTGAGATTAAGGCAGATCGGCAAGCAACTTGGTATATCAAAGGTTCATCCGCATAAATTCAGGCGGACCTTGGCAACCATGGCAATAGATAAGGGAATGCCCATTGAGCAGCTACAACAGCTTTTAGGGCATAAGCGTATAGATACAACCTTGCAATATGCAATGGTAAAACAAACCAATGTAAAAATTGCACATAGAAAATACATAGGGTAG
- a CDS encoding Na+/H+ antiporter NhaC family protein, translated as MRAFFKLTPVLLLAGLMMISNIESFSTALGFKLDILIIAPIAVIYASIVAMITEKFKFNDILNSAVDNVKEMQLVFFILMFAYAMADAFMSTGVGASIITLSLNIGISARTVALVAFLVSSVLSVATGTSWGTFAACAPIFLWMTHILSGNMVLSIAAIAGGSCFGDNLGLISDTTVVSSGIHRVEVTHRMKNQGLWSLMCLVLAGGLFLIAGLSLPGDAVSPQKAIEAIPQDVWEKLAEEKPVAVDLLHQVQNGVPVYMVIPLILVIGIALKGYSTLLCLGAGIVSCFILGRIAGTVSGLLAFFDIVYNGFVGAGSWVIIMMMWVAAFGGIMSKMDAFRPLSNLAVKLSRNVRQLMFWNGIISLLGNAALADEMAQIVTVGPIIRDITEENVEGDEKDLYSLKLRNATFSSALGIFGSQLIPWHVYLSFFIGIAGTVYPLYQFSQTQIIKYNFMAHISVVTILLFTLFGIDRIFPKFGIASEPKVRLKKK; from the coding sequence ATGCGCGCTTTTTTTAAGCTCACTCCGGTCTTATTGCTTGCAGGTCTGATGATGATTTCAAACATTGAGTCATTTTCGACTGCTTTGGGATTTAAACTGGACATTTTAATCATAGCACCTATCGCCGTAATCTATGCCTCCATTGTCGCTATGATAACCGAAAAATTCAAATTCAACGATATTTTAAACTCTGCCGTAGACAATGTTAAAGAAATGCAGTTGGTTTTCTTTATCCTCATGTTTGCCTATGCCATGGCAGATGCCTTTATGTCTACAGGGGTTGGAGCCTCGATTATTACATTGAGCCTAAACATAGGTATATCGGCAAGAACTGTAGCCCTTGTTGCCTTTTTGGTTTCGTCAGTATTGTCGGTTGCTACAGGAACCTCATGGGGAACTTTTGCAGCCTGTGCCCCGATTTTCTTGTGGATGACCCATATTTTAAGCGGAAACATGGTTTTAAGCATTGCAGCCATTGCAGGCGGGTCCTGCTTCGGCGATAACCTCGGTCTTATCTCGGACACAACAGTCGTAAGCTCAGGTATTCACAGGGTTGAGGTTACCCACCGTATGAAAAATCAGGGGCTTTGGTCTTTAATGTGTTTGGTGCTTGCAGGCGGCCTATTTTTAATTGCGGGCCTAAGCCTCCCGGGAGATGCAGTAAGCCCGCAAAAAGCCATCGAGGCTATTCCCCAAGATGTTTGGGAAAAATTGGCTGAAGAAAAGCCTGTTGCAGTCGACCTCCTCCATCAAGTACAAAACGGAGTTCCCGTTTACATGGTAATTCCCCTCATCCTGGTTATAGGGATTGCCTTAAAAGGCTACTCTACCCTCCTTTGCTTGGGTGCAGGCATTGTATCATGCTTTATTTTAGGCCGCATTGCAGGAACAGTCTCAGGCCTCCTCGCCTTTTTTGACATAGTGTATAACGGCTTTGTGGGAGCAGGCTCTTGGGTTATCATAATGATGATGTGGGTTGCAGCCTTCGGAGGCATAATGTCGAAGATGGATGCCTTTAGACCTCTATCAAACCTTGCCGTAAAACTTTCCCGAAACGTAAGACAGCTAATGTTCTGGAACGGCATCATCTCTTTGTTGGGAAATGCAGCCCTTGCCGATGAGATGGCTCAAATAGTTACGGTAGGCCCGATAATAAGAGATATTACGGAAGAAAACGTAGAAGGAGACGAAAAAGATCTTTATTCTTTAAAATTGAGAAACGCAACCTTCTCTTCTGCCCTCGGTATCTTCGGATCCCAGCTGATTCCTTGGCATGTTTATTTAAGCTTTTTTATCGGCATCGCAGGCACGGTATATCCTCTTTACCAATTCAGCCAAACTCAGATAATAAAATATAACTTTATGGCCCATATTTCGGTTGTAACTATTTTATTATTCACCCTGTTCGGAATAGACAGAATCTTCCCAAAATTCGGCATCGCAAGCGAACCTAAGGTAAGGTTAAAGAAAAAATAA